The DNA window AGCGCTCTGTAGCCGCGCCGGATCTCCTACCAATTTATCCGTAGGCCGGAAGTATTCGGGGTTGATCGAGACTTCGGGATCAATTCCCGCAAGCTCAATCAGTGTCTCCAACAGCGTCGCAATCTTCAGCGGGATGCCGCTCGCGACATTGAAGACTTGGGGTTCGATTGCGGGGTCGAGCAGCAAGATATATGCGCTGACGACGTCTTCGACGTCGAGAAAGTCGCGCACCGATTCCAAGTTTCCCACGGTCATTCTCGGTTCGCGGATACCGTCTGCAATTTCTGCGATCTGTCGGGCGAAACTCGAGGCGACGAAGGTGTCGGATTGGCCGGCTCCCGTGTGATTGAATGAGCGGGTGCGCACGATGTTCAGGCCGCGCTCGGTTGCGAGGGCACCGAGCAACTCGCAGGCGACCTTGGTGCGGGCGTAGGGCGAGCCCGGCCGCAAGCCGCTTTCTTCTGTGTAGGCGAGAGCGTCTGCCCGGGTGGTCATGTAGCCGTCGGCGGTACCCACGAGGAGGACGCGAGTGCTGGGCATGCGTCGTTCGACGATGTCGATCAGATTGCGTGTTCCGAGGTAGTTGACCCGGAAGCTGTCGACCGGATCGCGCCAGGAAGCTGCGACCGAGCTTTGGGCGGCGAGGTGAACAATTGCATCGGGGGCTACCCGTACGAGTTCGGCCTCGAACGGGTCGAGGTCGCGAATGTCGAGGTTGTCCCCCGCGGCAAAGGCTTCGTGGCCTTCCGCGACCAAGCGGGGCATGAATCGACTTCCCACGAATCCGGACGCGCCGGTCAAGAAGACTCGCATGGGAGCGCAGGCTGCCAGAGCCGTTGGAGCCCCGCAATGGGTGGGGGAGTCGCTCCCGCGCTTGACCCGCACGATTCAAAGCACTAGGTGTCCGTGCATGATCGTAGGTGTGGCGGGGCGAAACGGCGCCGGCAAGGGCGAAGTCATCAAACTCCTGGAAGCCAAGGGCTACCTGGCGTTTTCGTTGTCCGACGTGATCCGCGATGTTCTCGGCGAGCGGGGGCTCGAGCCTAGTCGCGAGCGCATGATCGAGACCGGGCGCGAATTACGCGCCGAGGGGGGAGCCGGGGTCCTGGGCGAACGACTGCTCGCAAAGATGCAGGGCGATCGTGACTATGCGATCGATTCGGTTCGTCATCCCGCCGAGGTCGATGCACTGCGCGCCGGAGGGCAGCCCTTCCTCTTGCTCTGGGTCACGGCCGATGAAGTAGTGCGCTTTGATCGCATGCAGGCGCGGGGACGGGTAGGTGATCCCGAAACCCTGGAAGCACTGCGTGCGCTCGAGTCGCGAGAGCTCGGGAGTGCCGATCCAGCTGCGCAGCAGCTCGATGCCGTGGAGAAAATCAGCGACCAGGTGCTGCACAATGATCGCGGGCTCGAAGCCTTGTCCGAAGCACTCGAGCTGGCGCTCAGCGCCGCTTCGGTCTGAGCGCGTTCCGCTCGTTCGATCAAATTCCAGTCGCACTGTATGCGATCGACTCGATCGCAAATCCCCATGCTGAGCGTCGGGTTTTGTCCCGCGGATGCCCAGTGGTTTGCCTCAATCTAGTCGGGTTTTCAGCCGAAAGATTTACCTGCAATTGCCGCGTTCCGCGCGCGTTGCATTCCTAGAGGGGAACGAGTGGATAGGCTGAGTCGACACCGCGGACACCGTGATCAATGGGTTCGAGCCGAGGGCAGTGAACGAGTGCGCAGGGGAGGCGTTGATGCGGCCTAGTCCTTTGCGTCTGATGGACCATCGCGAGTTTCCGGTGCTCTACGTCGACGATGAACCCGACAACCTGCGAATTTTCGAGCTGACCTTCCGACGAGATTTCAAGATCCTGACGGCGGCGAGTGCAGAAGAGGGCCTCGAAATATTAAACGACAACCCGATCGCCGTCGTGTTGTCGGACCAGCGAATGCCGGGGATGACCGGCGTTGAGTTCCTGGCACGCGTGCGAGAGATCGATCCCCAGACCATTCGCATGCTGGTCACAGCCTACGGGGACGCAGAAACCCTGGGCGTCGCGATCAACGATGGCAGCATCTATCGCTACATCGCCAAGCCCTGGTCTCCTGATGATCTGGGCATGGCCCTGCGACGCGGAATCGAAGCCTACGCCCTGGACCGCGAGCGCGATTCGCTGATCCGGGAACTCACGCAGCTCAACCAGCTTTCGAGGAATTTACATAGGGAACTGGATCTCGAGCGAGTGATCGATGTATTGCTGCAGGCTATCCACGAAGAGTTGGAATTCGACGGCGTGGCACTGTTGTTCTTCGACGAATCGGGCGACCGACTCCGCTGGGCCGGGGCGGAGCCTCGCGACGAGGTCGCCGTCGAAATACAGAAGCTCGAAATCCGCCGCAGCAACGCACGCGAGTTCATCGAAGATCTCCAACGCGGTTCGACGCGGACATTGCGCGCCGAACAAGCGCAGGATATCCCTCGCGTCTTGCGCGACTGGCTGACCGAAGTGTCGGCAGACGAAATCTTCGTTGTCCCGCTTCGCGGTCCGAGCGGAGTGATCGGTGCGCTGGCGATAGACAATCGCAGCGGTGGCAAACGCTTCGGGGCCGACGACCAGATGTTGCTCGAAGGCATCGCGACCCAGGCAGTGATCGCGATCGAAAACGCGCGCATCGTCGCGGCCCTGCGCACAGCCCAGCACCACGTGCAACGCGCTGACCGGCTCGGAACCCTCGGCACCCTGGCGGCCGGCCTCGCTCACGAAATCAACAATCCACTGGTCTCGATTCAGACCTTTCTCTCGTTGGCCCCGGAGAAGCGCAATACCCCCGACGACACGGAGTTTTGGCAGACCTATCACCAGCTGGCCTGCACCGAACTGGATCGCATCCGCGGGCTGGTCTCGAGCATGTCGCGACTGGCTCACGGGGGTACCGAGCGCGGCGAACCCGGCCAGGTGTGTCTTTCGACCATGGCTGAAGAAGTTGCGGTGTTACTTCAGGCCGAAGTGCAGGACGCGGGCATTCAATTGGTGCTCGACTGTGAGCCCGGGACGCCGCCGGTCTTTGGCGTGAGTTCGCACCTTCAGCAAGTCATGCTGAACCTCGTATGCAACGCGATCGCGGCAACACCTGAAGGGGGAGAAGTCGCCATTCGGGTGTCCCTCGACAGGGATGGAGAACGCGAGACGGTGTGTCTCCTCGTCGAGGATTCGGGCATCGGGATGGACGAAGAGAATCTCGAGCGGATCTTCGATCCCTTCTTCACCACCAAGGATCCCGATCAGGGAACGGGTCTGGGATTGATGATTACCGATCGAATCGTGCGCGATCACGACGGCTCGATC is part of the Myxococcales bacterium genome and encodes:
- a CDS encoding GDP-mannose 4,6-dehydratase, translated to MPRLVAEGHEAFAAGDNLDIRDLDPFEAELVRVAPDAIVHLAAQSSVAASWRDPVDSFRVNYLGTRNLIDIVERRMPSTRVLLVGTADGYMTTRADALAYTEESGLRPGSPYARTKVACELLGALATERGLNIVRTRSFNHTGAGQSDTFVASSFARQIAEIADGIREPRMTVGNLESVRDFLDVEDVVSAYILLLDPAIEPQVFNVASGIPLKIATLLETLIELAGIDPEVSINPEYFRPTDKLVGDPARLQSATGWRPRIALRETLAGLLGGWRAGRGG
- a CDS encoding AAA family ATPase is translated as MNRLPTNPDAPVKKTRMGAQAARAVGAPQWVGESLPRLTRTIQSTRCPCMIVGVAGRNGAGKGEVIKLLEAKGYLAFSLSDVIRDVLGERGLEPSRERMIETGRELRAEGGAGVLGERLLAKMQGDRDYAIDSVRHPAEVDALRAGGQPFLLLWVTADEVVRFDRMQARGRVGDPETLEALRALESRELGSADPAAQQLDAVEKISDQVLHNDRGLEALSEALELALSAASV
- a CDS encoding response regulator, whose protein sequence is MRPSPLRLMDHREFPVLYVDDEPDNLRIFELTFRRDFKILTAASAEEGLEILNDNPIAVVLSDQRMPGMTGVEFLARVREIDPQTIRMLVTAYGDAETLGVAINDGSIYRYIAKPWSPDDLGMALRRGIEAYALDRERDSLIRELTQLNQLSRNLHRELDLERVIDVLLQAIHEELEFDGVALLFFDESGDRLRWAGAEPRDEVAVEIQKLEIRRSNAREFIEDLQRGSTRTLRAEQAQDIPRVLRDWLTEVSADEIFVVPLRGPSGVIGALAIDNRSGGKRFGADDQMLLEGIATQAVIAIENARIVAALRTAQHHVQRADRLGTLGTLAAGLAHEINNPLVSIQTFLSLAPEKRNTPDDTEFWQTYHQLACTELDRIRGLVSSMSRLAHGGTERGEPGQVCLSTMAEEVAVLLQAEVQDAGIQLVLDCEPGTPPVFGVSSHLQQVMLNLVCNAIAATPEGGEVAIRVSLDRDGERETVCLLVEDSGIGMDEENLERIFDPFFTTKDPDQGTGLGLMITDRIVRDHDGSIEVRSRPGEGSRFWVRLPVKAPIGSAELPSA